Proteins encoded within one genomic window of Mycolicibacterium monacense:
- a CDS encoding cytochrome P450, giving the protein MTLTSDVVLDPYDYDFHEDPYPYYKRLRDEAPLYRNEELGFWALSRHADVLQGFRNSTTLSNKFGVSLDPVSRGPHASKTMSFLAMDDPAHLRLRTLVSKGFTPRRIRELEPRVTELTLKHLDTMLERAGDGTVDYVAEFAGKLPMDVISELMGVPEADRDRIRALADGVMHREDGVNDVPAEAIEASLNLIVYYQDMVAERRKKLTDDLTSALLEAEIDGDRLTDEEVLGFMFLMVIAGNETTTKLLANAAFWGHKNPDQLTQVYDDIDRVPLWVEETLRYDTSSQILARTVVGDLTLYDTPIPDGDVVLLLPGSAHRDERVFDDPDSYVIGRDIGSKLMSFGSGAHFCLGAHLARMEARVALTELVKRIRGYEVDEANAVRVHSSNVRGFAHLPITVQTR; this is encoded by the coding sequence GTGACCCTGACCAGCGACGTCGTACTCGACCCGTACGACTACGACTTCCACGAAGACCCGTACCCGTACTACAAGCGGTTGCGCGACGAGGCTCCGCTCTACCGCAACGAGGAACTCGGCTTCTGGGCGCTGTCCCGCCACGCCGACGTGCTGCAGGGTTTCCGGAACAGCACAACGCTGTCGAACAAGTTCGGCGTCTCGCTCGATCCGGTGTCGCGGGGGCCGCACGCGTCGAAGACGATGTCGTTCCTCGCGATGGACGATCCGGCGCATCTGCGACTGCGCACGTTGGTCTCGAAGGGCTTCACCCCGCGCCGCATCCGTGAACTGGAGCCGCGGGTGACGGAGCTGACCCTCAAGCATCTCGACACGATGCTCGAGAGGGCCGGTGACGGAACCGTCGACTACGTCGCCGAATTCGCCGGCAAGCTGCCGATGGACGTGATCTCGGAGCTGATGGGCGTACCCGAGGCGGACCGGGACCGCATCCGTGCACTCGCCGACGGGGTGATGCACCGCGAGGACGGCGTCAACGACGTACCGGCCGAGGCGATCGAGGCGTCGCTCAACCTGATCGTCTACTACCAGGACATGGTCGCCGAGCGTCGCAAGAAACTCACCGACGATCTCACCTCGGCCCTGCTCGAAGCCGAGATCGACGGTGACCGCCTCACCGACGAAGAAGTGCTCGGCTTCATGTTCCTGATGGTGATCGCCGGCAACGAGACGACCACGAAACTGCTTGCCAACGCGGCGTTCTGGGGTCACAAGAACCCCGACCAGCTGACCCAGGTGTACGACGACATCGACCGGGTGCCGCTGTGGGTGGAGGAAACCCTGCGTTACGACACCTCGAGCCAGATCCTGGCCCGCACGGTCGTCGGCGATCTCACGCTCTACGACACCCCCATTCCCGACGGGGACGTGGTACTTCTGCTGCCCGGTTCGGCACATCGCGACGAGCGTGTGTTCGACGATCCCGACTCCTATGTGATCGGCCGTGACATCGGTTCGAAGCTCATGAGTTTCGGCAGCGGCGCGCACTTCTGCCTCGGCGCCCACCTGGCCCGCATGGAGGCCCGGGTGGCGCTCACCGAGCTGGTCAAACGAATCCGTGGATACGAGGTCGACGAGGCCAACGCCGTCCGCGTTCACTCGAGCAATGTCCGCGGGTTCGCCCATCTTCCGATCACCGTCCAGACCCGCTGA
- a CDS encoding TetR family transcriptional regulator, with amino-acid sequence MSSDAVAALPERPRNRRQEETFRKVLSAGVEMLRESSYADLTVRAVAARARVAPATAYTYFSSKNHLIAEVYLDLIRQVPYFTDVNDSMPTRVDKALRSMTLILADEPEVAAACTTALLSNSDAAVRTARDRIGAEIHKRITSAIGPGADPRKVSALEMTFFGALVNAGSGVFTYHEIADRLTYVVGLVLGEDQMNKSSGDTQ; translated from the coding sequence GTGTCCAGCGATGCAGTGGCTGCGCTTCCGGAGAGGCCGCGCAACCGTCGGCAGGAGGAAACCTTCCGAAAGGTGCTGTCCGCCGGCGTCGAGATGCTGCGCGAATCGTCCTACGCCGACCTGACGGTCCGGGCCGTGGCGGCACGCGCCAGGGTCGCACCGGCCACCGCCTACACGTACTTCTCGTCGAAGAACCACCTGATCGCCGAGGTCTACCTCGACCTCATCCGCCAGGTGCCGTACTTCACCGACGTCAACGACAGCATGCCGACGCGGGTGGACAAGGCGCTGCGCAGCATGACGCTGATCCTCGCCGACGAACCCGAGGTCGCGGCCGCCTGCACCACGGCCCTGCTGAGCAACAGCGACGCCGCCGTCCGCACGGCGCGCGACCGCATCGGCGCCGAGATCCACAAGCGCATCACCTCGGCCATCGGGCCCGGTGCGGACCCCCGCAAGGTGTCGGCGCTGGAGATGACGTTCTTCGGCGCGCTGGTCAACGCGGGCAGCGGCGTCTTCACCTACCACGAGATCGCAGACCGGCTCACCTACGTCGTCGGCCTCGTCCTCGGAGAGGACCAGATGAACAAAAGCTCGGGAGACACGCAGTGA
- a CDS encoding aldehyde dehydrogenase, producing MAILANGESRLLIDGKLVAGTAGTFPTVNPATEEVLGVAADADSDDMGRAIAAARSAFDDTDWSTNTELRVRCLRQLKDALREHVEEMRDITVAEVGAPRMLTSGAQLEGPIDDLSFAADTAETYEWRTDLGHATPQGIPTRRTLAREAVGVVGAITPWNFPHQINLAKVGPALAAGNTLILKPAPDTPWCAAAVGEIIAEHTDFPPGVINVVTSSDHAVGALLSQDPRVDMVSFTGSTATGRAVMTDAAATIKKVFLELGGKSAFLVLDDADLAGACSMAAFTAAMHAGQGCAITTRLVVPRAKYDDAVEAAAATMGSIKPGDPTSKRTVCGPVISARQRDRIQGYLDLALQEGGRFACGGGRPADRDTGFFIEPTVIAGLDNNARVAREEIFGPVLTVIAHDGDDDAVRIANDSPYGLSGTVFSGDDARAQAVAARMRVGTVNVNGGIWYSADAPFGGYKQSGIGREMGVAGFEEYTEIKLIATAAN from the coding sequence ATGGCGATACTGGCCAACGGCGAGAGCCGACTGCTGATCGACGGCAAGCTGGTCGCGGGCACGGCGGGGACGTTCCCCACCGTGAACCCGGCCACCGAGGAAGTGCTCGGTGTGGCGGCCGACGCCGACAGCGACGACATGGGCCGCGCCATCGCGGCGGCCCGCTCGGCGTTCGACGACACCGACTGGTCGACCAACACCGAACTGCGGGTGCGTTGCCTGCGTCAGCTCAAGGACGCGCTGCGCGAACACGTGGAAGAGATGCGCGACATCACGGTCGCCGAAGTGGGCGCACCCCGGATGCTGACCTCCGGCGCGCAACTCGAAGGACCGATCGACGACCTCTCGTTCGCCGCGGACACCGCCGAAACCTACGAATGGCGTACCGATCTCGGCCACGCCACCCCCCAGGGCATCCCCACCCGTCGCACGCTGGCCCGCGAGGCCGTCGGCGTCGTCGGCGCCATCACCCCGTGGAACTTCCCGCACCAGATCAACCTCGCCAAGGTCGGCCCGGCCCTCGCCGCGGGCAACACGCTGATCCTCAAACCCGCACCCGACACCCCGTGGTGTGCGGCGGCCGTCGGCGAGATCATCGCCGAGCACACCGACTTCCCGCCGGGCGTCATCAACGTCGTCACCTCGAGTGACCACGCCGTCGGTGCGCTGCTGTCGCAGGATCCGCGGGTGGACATGGTGTCGTTCACCGGGTCGACCGCGACCGGACGCGCCGTGATGACCGACGCCGCCGCGACCATCAAGAAGGTGTTCCTCGAACTCGGCGGCAAATCGGCGTTCCTGGTGCTCGACGACGCCGATCTGGCCGGTGCCTGCTCGATGGCGGCGTTCACCGCCGCGATGCACGCCGGGCAGGGCTGTGCGATCACGACCCGCCTGGTGGTGCCCCGGGCGAAATACGACGACGCGGTCGAGGCGGCGGCAGCCACCATGGGGTCGATCAAACCGGGTGACCCGACCAGCAAGCGCACCGTATGCGGTCCGGTGATCTCGGCGCGTCAACGCGACCGGATCCAGGGCTACCTCGACCTCGCCCTGCAGGAGGGCGGCCGATTCGCTTGCGGCGGTGGGCGTCCCGCCGACCGCGACACCGGTTTCTTCATCGAGCCGACGGTGATCGCCGGCCTCGACAACAACGCCCGCGTGGCCCGGGAGGAGATCTTCGGCCCGGTGCTGACGGTGATCGCCCACGACGGCGACGACGACGCCGTGCGCATCGCCAACGACTCGCCCTACGGGTTGAGCGGCACGGTGTTCAGCGGTGACGACGCCCGGGCTCAGGCGGTCGCCGCGCGCATGCGGGTCGGCACCGTCAACGTCAACGGCGGTATCTGGTACTCCGCGGACGCACCGTTCGGTGGCTACAAGCAGTCCGGGATCGGCCGCGAGATGGGCGTCGCCGGCTTCGAGGAGTACACCGAGATCAAACTCATTGCGACGGCAGCGAATTAA
- a CDS encoding SDR family oxidoreductase, protein MVNYGDEFKDKVAIVTGAGGGIGQAYAEALAREGAAVVVADINVDGAQKVADGIKGEGGNALAVRVDVSDPDSAKEMAAQTLSEFGGIDYLVNNAAIFGGMKLDFLITVDWDYYKKFMSVNLDGALVCTRAVYRKMAKRGGGAIVNQSSTAAWLYSNFYGLAKVGINGLTQQLATELGGQNIRVNAIAPGPIDTEANRTTTPQEMVADIVKGIPLSRMGQPEDLVGMCLFLLSDQAKWITGQIFNVDGGQIIRS, encoded by the coding sequence ATGGTCAACTACGGCGACGAGTTCAAGGACAAGGTCGCGATCGTCACCGGGGCGGGTGGCGGCATCGGTCAGGCGTACGCCGAGGCGCTGGCCCGGGAGGGCGCCGCGGTCGTGGTGGCCGACATCAACGTCGACGGCGCCCAGAAGGTGGCCGACGGCATCAAGGGCGAGGGTGGCAATGCCCTGGCCGTGCGCGTCGACGTCTCCGATCCCGACTCCGCCAAAGAGATGGCCGCGCAGACGCTCTCGGAGTTCGGCGGCATCGACTACCTGGTCAACAACGCCGCGATCTTCGGCGGGATGAAGCTCGACTTCTTGATCACCGTCGACTGGGACTACTACAAGAAGTTCATGAGCGTGAACCTCGACGGCGCACTGGTGTGCACGCGCGCGGTCTACCGCAAGATGGCCAAACGCGGCGGTGGGGCGATCGTCAACCAGTCGTCGACCGCGGCGTGGCTGTACTCGAATTTCTACGGCCTGGCCAAGGTCGGCATCAACGGCCTGACCCAGCAGCTGGCCACCGAACTGGGTGGGCAGAACATCCGGGTCAACGCGATCGCGCCGGGGCCCATCGACACCGAGGCCAACCGGACCACCACACCGCAGGAGATGGTCGCCGACATCGTCAAGGGCATCCCGTTGTCGCGGATGGGCCAACCCGAGGATCTGGTCGGGATGTGCCTGTTCCTGTTGTCGGATCAGGCGAAATGGATCACCGGGCAGATCTTCAACGTCGACGGCGGACAGATCATTCGGTCATGA
- a CDS encoding NAD(P)-dependent oxidoreductase yields the protein MSDLKYGYIGLGNMGAPMAKRLTGWPGGLIVFDVRPDAMAPLVEAGAAQADDVADVADADIISITVLNDEQVRHVVAELVPRAKPGTVIAIHSTISPDTAVELAKELRSQDIHVVDAPVSGGAGAAEKGELAVMVGAERSVYERVKPAFKQWASVVVHAGEPGAGTRMKLARNMLTFTGFAAACEAMTLAEKAGLDLQALGRVVRHSDAQSGGPGAIIVRENMRPLDHDNFLYDMFLHTRGLAEKDLGLALTLGEELDVDLPLAQVALQNLAAGLGVPHVESSTEE from the coding sequence ATGAGCGATCTGAAATACGGCTACATCGGCCTGGGCAACATGGGTGCGCCGATGGCCAAACGGCTGACCGGCTGGCCGGGCGGGCTCATCGTGTTCGACGTGCGTCCCGACGCCATGGCGCCGTTGGTCGAGGCCGGCGCCGCGCAGGCCGACGACGTCGCCGACGTCGCCGACGCCGACATCATCAGCATCACCGTCCTCAACGACGAGCAGGTACGCCACGTGGTCGCCGAGCTCGTGCCGCGCGCCAAGCCCGGCACCGTCATCGCGATCCACTCGACGATCAGCCCCGACACCGCGGTCGAACTCGCCAAGGAGTTGCGGTCGCAGGACATCCACGTCGTCGACGCCCCGGTCAGCGGCGGGGCGGGCGCTGCCGAGAAGGGCGAGCTGGCCGTCATGGTCGGCGCCGAGCGCTCGGTCTACGAGCGCGTCAAGCCGGCGTTCAAACAGTGGGCGTCCGTTGTGGTCCATGCCGGTGAGCCCGGCGCGGGGACACGGATGAAGTTGGCGCGCAACATGTTGACGTTCACCGGCTTCGCCGCGGCGTGCGAGGCGATGACCCTGGCGGAGAAGGCGGGCCTGGATCTGCAGGCGCTGGGCCGGGTGGTTCGCCACAGCGACGCGCAGTCCGGTGGCCCGGGCGCGATCATCGTCCGCGAGAACATGCGGCCACTCGACCACGACAACTTCCTCTACGACATGTTCCTGCACACCCGCGGCCTCGCGGAGAAGGATCTGGGGCTCGCGCTGACGCTCGGTGAGGAACTCGACGTCGACCTGCCGCTGGCGCAGGTGGCGCTGCAGAATCTGGCGGCCGGCCTGGGTGTGCCGCACGTGGAATCCAGCACGGAGGAGTGA
- a CDS encoding carboxymuconolactone decarboxylase family protein → MDELRRKGLAKMNEVYGWEMPDMPGDYFALTADHLFGTIWSRPGLSMREKRMMTLTCVTALGITDLAEIQVNAALANGELSEEELKEMAIFLTHYLGFPLGSKLDGVVTKVAGQRKKAAAKGAGEDKKANVNAALNMHSGSSLDDE, encoded by the coding sequence ATGGACGAATTGCGCCGCAAGGGTTTGGCGAAGATGAACGAGGTCTACGGCTGGGAGATGCCGGACATGCCCGGCGACTACTTCGCACTGACCGCCGACCATCTCTTCGGGACCATCTGGAGTCGGCCGGGGCTGTCGATGCGCGAGAAGCGCATGATGACCTTGACGTGCGTCACCGCGTTGGGAATCACCGACCTGGCCGAGATCCAGGTCAACGCCGCGCTGGCCAACGGGGAGCTCAGCGAGGAGGAGCTCAAGGAGATGGCGATCTTCCTGACCCACTACCTCGGCTTCCCGCTGGGCTCGAAGCTCGACGGCGTGGTCACCAAAGTGGCGGGCCAACGCAAGAAGGCCGCCGCCAAGGGGGCGGGCGAGGACAAGAAGGCGAACGTCAACGCCGCGCTCAACATGCATTCGGGGAGCAGCCTCGATGATGAGTAG